From one Lolium rigidum isolate FL_2022 chromosome 4, APGP_CSIRO_Lrig_0.1, whole genome shotgun sequence genomic stretch:
- the LOC124648882 gene encoding expansin-A28-like, which translates to MGTPAQLRLLSLLALCVVSATADWSRGTATFYGGADASGTMGGACGYSNLYNQGYGVWNAALSSVLFKEGASCGECYLIMCDTSKSVDCKPGAVTVTGTNLCPPNWALPNDNGGWCNNPRQHFDMSQPSWETIGIYRAGIIPILYQKVKCWRQGGMRFNILGSKYFQLVLVTNVAGSGSIQSMSVKGTSTGWITMTRNWGVIWQCNSVLTGQALSFSVTSTGGQTVYTNNVVPAWWDFGGQTYASNIQFDY; encoded by the exons ATGGGCACACCGGCGCAGCTCAGGCTCTTGTCTCTCCTCGCACTCTGCGTTGTGTCGGCGACGGCGGACTGGAGCAGGGGGACGGCGACGTTCTACGGCGGGGCGGACGCCTCCGGCACAATGG GTGGCGCGTGCGGATACAGTAACCTGTACAACCAGGGCTACGGCGTTTGGAACGCGGCGCTCAGCTCGGTGCTGTTCAAGGAGGGCGCGTCGTGCGGGGAGTGCTACCTCATCATGTGCGACACCAGCAAGTCCGTGGATTGCAAGCCCGGCGCCGTCACCGTCACCGGCACCAACCTCTGCCCGCCCAACTGGGCTCTCCCCAACGACAACGGCGGCTGGTGCAACAACCCACGACAGCACTTCGACATGTCCCAGCCGTCATGGGAGACCATCGGCATCTACCGCGCAGGCATCATCCCCATCCTCTACCAGAA GGTCAAGTGCTGGAGGCAGGGAGGGATGAGGTTCAACATCCTAGGGTCGAAATACTTCCAGCTCGTGCTCGTCACCAACGTCGCCGGCAGCGGCTCCATCCAGTCTATGTCGGTCAAGGGGACCAGTACGGGGTGGATCACCATGACCAGGAACTGGGGCGTAATCTGGCAGTGCAACTCCGTGCTCACCGGACAGGCGCTCTCCTTCAGTGTCACCTCCACCGGTGGCCAGACGGTGTACACCAACAACGTCGTGCCCGCGTGGTGGGACTTCGGGGGGCAGACGTACGCCAGCAACATCCAGTTTGACTATTGA